TGGTTTTACTCATTACGTTTCTCCCCCATCTTATTTGTGCTTGGCTCCATGGCTCTGCACAATTGACCGTCCCTTCCATTTTACCATTGTTCAGGAATTAACGCACTTTGCCCTTACCTTGCTGAAAACAGCGAAAAGACCGGCGGAAGCCGGTCTTCACATTCTAATTTCATTGAGACAGGCTTTCCCTCGCCTGTTCTCACACTTGAATTTTATTAAAAAAGATACTTTATTATTATACAACTTCCGTGATCCCCATGCAACTTCCGCGGGATATCAACCTTTCCGGTCCCCTGGCTGGCCGGCAGCAATCAACCGAAATATCTCTTATGCCAGACAAGGAACATGAAAATCGTCCATATCTTCCTTCCGTTATTCGCTTTCTCTTCATAATGGTCCTGCAACAGTTCCAGTATTTTCTTCTGGTCAAAAAATTGAGCTGCAGCTTCACTGTTAAAAGCTTCATTAATCTGTGTGTAATATTTTTCTTCCCGGATCCAATGGCGGATCGGCACAGGAAATCCGATTTTCTTGCGGTTGGCCGATTCTTTTGGAAGAGCCCGTCCGGCTGCCAGGCGGAAAGCGTATTTCGTGTCGATGTCGTTAATCCGATAATGAGACGGAACTTTCGCCGCTGCATTCATGACTTCCCGGTCCAGAAACGGAACGCGGAGTTCAATGGAATGCGCCATGCTCATTTTATCCGCTTTTAATAAAATATCATCCACGAGCCATAGATGAAGGTCCAAATGCTGCATTTTTGTAATATCGTCTTCCTGTTCAACTTGTTCATAATACGGACGGACGATTTCTTTCACGGATGGCCCTTTCTTGTAAGGCGCTTTCAGAAGTGAAGCAGCTTCCCGTTCCTGAAAGATTTTTGCCTGGCCGATAAACCAGTCCTCCACAGGACGTCCGCCTTTCACCATCAGATTTTTCCCCCGCACTTCCGGCAGCATTCGAGCAATGCTGCCAAGCGGTCTCCGGAAGAAGCCCGGCAATTGTTTATACTTTTTCAGCGCCGGCGTTGTGTCATATTCCGCGTAGCCGCCGAATAATTCATCCGCCCCTTCGCCTGACAATACGACGGTTACGTCTTTTCGTGCCAGTCCGGCAAGAAAATACAGCGGAACAATCGAAGGATTGGAATGCGGTTCATCCATCATATACTGGATTTCATCCAGCTTTTCAAAACAGGCATCCGCATCCAGCACTTCATTGACGTTTTCGATTCCCAACTCATCGGACAGCGCTTTCGCATTATCGATTTCCGAGAAATTCCGGTCGCTGAATCCGACCGTAAACGTCTTATTCGGCCGGAGAACGGAGGCCACGTAGCTGGAATCGACGCCGCTGGACAGGAACGAACCGACTTTCACATCACTGATCCGGTGTGCTTCTACTGACTCCCGGACAACCTGATCGATCTCTTCCACCAATTCTTCCAACGGCTGTGTCTCCGGCTGGAACTTCGGAGACCAATAGCGCTGGATCGTCAGCTTGCCATTCTGATACGTCATGGAATGAGCAGCCGGCAGCTTGAATACCCCTTTGAAGAAGGTCTCATTCAGCACTGGGAACTGGAATGTCAAATATGGTTTCAGTGCCTGTTCGTTCAATTCTTTTATAAAATGAGGATGGGGCAAAAAGCTTTTGATTTCCGAACCGAATAACAATGTGCCATTCATCTCGGCATAGTAAAACGGCTTGATGCCGAACATGTCCCGTGCTGCAAACAGCTTCTTTTCTTTACGGTCCCAAATGACGAATGCGAACATTCCCCGCAATTTCTTCACGAGCTCTTCCCCGTACTCCTCATAGCCATGAATAAGCACTTCACTGTCGGTATGTGTTGCGAATGTGTGGCCCTTTGCAATCAGTTCTTCCCGCAATTGCATGAAATTATAAATCTCGCCATTGAAGATCAGGACAGAGGACTCATCTTCGTTATAAAGCGGCTGATGGCCTGCTTCGAGATCAATGATACTCAGGCGCCGAAACCCGAGGGCCGCTTCATCTTCGATAAATGTCCCTGAAGAATCCGGTCCCCGGTGTATGATTCGATCCATCATCTGTTCCAAGACAGCTGGCGTGTTATCCGTTTTTCCGATAAAACCCGTAAATCCACACAATTCTAAAACCCCATTCGTTTATGTAATAAGCTTTTTCGCTTTAAAAATCTATTTTTGCAGTTCATAAGAAGTATACAATTCTCCCTCTATTTTTACCATTCTTACTTGAGCTGCATTTCAAGGAATTTTCTGATTGGCACTGCCCTACCCGCCTTGCCATTCTGACTCCGTTTGTTTTCGGCTG
Above is a genomic segment from Planococcus lenghuensis containing:
- the asnB gene encoding asparagine synthase (glutamine-hydrolyzing), which translates into the protein MCGFTGFIGKTDNTPAVLEQMMDRIIHRGPDSSGTFIEDEAALGFRRLSIIDLEAGHQPLYNEDESSVLIFNGEIYNFMQLREELIAKGHTFATHTDSEVLIHGYEEYGEELVKKLRGMFAFVIWDRKEKKLFAARDMFGIKPFYYAEMNGTLLFGSEIKSFLPHPHFIKELNEQALKPYLTFQFPVLNETFFKGVFKLPAAHSMTYQNGKLTIQRYWSPKFQPETQPLEELVEEIDQVVRESVEAHRISDVKVGSFLSSGVDSSYVASVLRPNKTFTVGFSDRNFSEIDNAKALSDELGIENVNEVLDADACFEKLDEIQYMMDEPHSNPSIVPLYFLAGLARKDVTVVLSGEGADELFGGYAEYDTTPALKKYKQLPGFFRRPLGSIARMLPEVRGKNLMVKGGRPVEDWFIGQAKIFQEREAASLLKAPYKKGPSVKEIVRPYYEQVEQEDDITKMQHLDLHLWLVDDILLKADKMSMAHSIELRVPFLDREVMNAAAKVPSHYRINDIDTKYAFRLAAGRALPKESANRKKIGFPVPIRHWIREEKYYTQINEAFNSEAAAQFFDQKKILELLQDHYEEKANNGRKIWTIFMFLVWHKRYFG